One Streptomyces drozdowiczii DNA segment encodes these proteins:
- a CDS encoding alpha/beta hydrolase family protein, with the protein MCEIEFVSSQARLAGSLAVPRERVPAARVWCWWEDPGRPTGQRLVLPAAAPPPAGRRVRSALLRQAGVGGSSGDWRDGTLSDLATDAKNAVRFLQSQPGVRPDAVGLLGHSEGGWVALRAAAALDDMAWVVTTSCPGVSPAVQERYALANHLRVMHLDSQADADHTLDLYDRLIEAGRSDADFATAMQIVDAAGRPPGLAYYWSDLDERMWGFLKRKQDHDPTADLLGLRCPHLVFLGGADPLVPVAETLDVLGAVACRAARSPDATLTVEVLPGADHRLRLPDATAPEPTYFESLTSWLQRH; encoded by the coding sequence ATGTGTGAGATCGAGTTCGTCAGCAGCCAGGCGAGGCTGGCCGGCTCCCTGGCAGTGCCGCGGGAGCGGGTGCCGGCTGCGCGGGTGTGGTGCTGGTGGGAGGATCCGGGCCGTCCGACCGGACAACGACTCGTTCTTCCCGCCGCTGCGCCACCACCTGCTGGACGCCGGGTTCGCAGTGCTCTCCTACGACAAGCGGGCGTCGGCGGGTCCTCCGGTGACTGGCGCGATGGGACGCTGTCCGATCTGGCGACTGACGCGAAGAACGCGGTGCGCTTCCTTCAATCCCAGCCGGGAGTGCGGCCTGACGCGGTGGGGCTCTTGGGCCACAGCGAAGGCGGCTGGGTGGCGCTTCGTGCGGCGGCCGCTCTGGACGACATGGCCTGGGTCGTCACCACCAGTTGTCCGGGAGTCAGCCCGGCCGTGCAGGAACGCTACGCTCTGGCCAACCACCTGCGAGTGATGCATCTGGACAGCCAGGCCGACGCTGATCACACTCTGGACCTCTACGACCGCCTCATCGAGGCAGGACGAAGCGACGCGGACTTCGCGACGGCGATGCAGATCGTAGATGCGGCCGGCAGGCCGCCCGGACTGGCGTACTACTGGAGCGACCTCGATGAACGCATGTGGGGGTTCCTCAAACGCAAGCAGGACCACGATCCAACCGCCGACCTCCTCGGCCTGCGCTGCCCTCATCTGGTGTTCCTCGGCGGCGCCGATCCGCTCGTCCCGGTCGCCGAGACTCTCGACGTGCTCGGTGCGGTCGCTTGCCGTGCGGCGCGTTCGCCTGACGCGACGCTAACTGTGGAAGTGCTCCCAGGCGCAGACCACCGGTTGCGGCTGCCCGACGCCACTGCGCCGGAACCCACGTACTTCGAATCACTCACCAGTTGGCTCCAGCGACACTGA
- a CDS encoding PhzF family phenazine biosynthesis protein, translated as MTTSNRRPEILRYTAFSADPAGGNPAGVVLDATGLTDAEQLAIAAELGYSETAFLTAPPAELAGREGAYTIRYFSPRAEVSFCGHATIAAAIAHAERHGPGDLLLATPAGTVPVTVTGAPDGTVHATLTSVEPAVHAVAEGNVDEALQALGWSRTDLDPEFPPRIGYAGARHLILAVRTRTRLADLAYDFERLKDFMTGLDLTTVQLVWRESATVFHVRDPFPVGGVVEDPATGAAAAAFGAYARELGLVPEETVLHLHQGTDMGRPGELRVELYAGDPRVRVSGTGARIPEPGTMRETAPHAGSAV; from the coding sequence ATGACGACATCGAACCGACGCCCCGAGATCCTCCGCTACACCGCCTTCTCCGCCGACCCCGCAGGCGGAAACCCCGCCGGCGTCGTCCTGGACGCCACCGGCCTGACCGATGCCGAGCAGCTCGCGATCGCCGCGGAGCTGGGATACAGCGAGACGGCCTTCTTGACGGCCCCGCCGGCCGAACTCGCAGGCCGGGAAGGGGCCTACACCATCCGCTACTTCTCCCCGCGCGCCGAGGTCTCCTTCTGCGGGCACGCCACCATAGCCGCCGCCATCGCACACGCGGAACGTCACGGACCCGGCGACCTGCTGCTCGCCACTCCGGCCGGCACCGTCCCGGTGACGGTGACCGGCGCTCCGGACGGCACTGTGCACGCGACCCTGACCAGCGTCGAACCGGCGGTCCACGCGGTGGCGGAGGGCAATGTCGACGAAGCGCTCCAGGCGCTCGGCTGGTCCCGGACCGACCTGGATCCGGAGTTTCCGCCCCGGATCGGGTACGCGGGGGCTCGCCATCTGATCCTGGCCGTGCGCACCCGTACCCGGCTGGCCGACCTGGCCTACGACTTCGAGCGCCTCAAGGACTTCATGACCGGTCTGGACCTCACCACCGTGCAGCTCGTGTGGCGTGAGTCCGCAACGGTCTTCCACGTCCGCGACCCCTTCCCCGTGGGCGGGGTGGTCGAGGACCCGGCAACCGGCGCCGCAGCCGCCGCATTCGGTGCCTACGCCCGCGAGCTGGGGCTCGTACCCGAGGAGACGGTTCTCCACCTCCACCAGGGCACGGACATGGGCCGTCCCGGCGAGCTCCGAGTGGAGCTGTACGCCGGGGACCCGCGGGTACGCGTCAGCGGCACGGGAGCCCGTATTCCTGAGCCCGGCACGATGCGTGAGACGGCTCCACACGCCGGCAGTGCAGTGTGA
- a CDS encoding CGNR zinc finger domain-containing protein, whose amino-acid sequence MAVTFTELPVEELTKFVNAWGTLPCEAAGRCDPPPRSEGLAAYLDLLPNADAQLTPGALTRVANRLHAIFSAESSEAAAQQLTDLLLGTGVCPALEVAADGSPKAVWRVNDPDEVLVAASGLALREYAAAHGFHRIGICTGDHCVDVYVDRSPGGRRRFCSVTCQNRTRVAAFRRRRAAAAD is encoded by the coding sequence ATGGCAGTCACCTTCACCGAGCTTCCCGTGGAAGAGTTGACCAAGTTCGTCAACGCGTGGGGCACGCTGCCATGTGAAGCGGCGGGCCGGTGCGATCCTCCGCCGCGGTCCGAAGGTCTCGCCGCATACCTAGACCTGCTTCCGAACGCCGACGCGCAGCTGACGCCAGGGGCGCTCACCAGGGTTGCGAACCGCCTGCACGCCATTTTTTCTGCGGAGAGCAGCGAGGCGGCCGCGCAGCAGTTGACGGATCTGCTCCTCGGCACCGGAGTCTGCCCCGCCCTGGAAGTCGCGGCCGATGGCTCGCCGAAGGCCGTGTGGCGCGTCAACGACCCCGACGAGGTGCTCGTCGCGGCCTCGGGTCTCGCCCTGCGCGAGTACGCGGCCGCCCACGGCTTTCATCGCATCGGTATCTGCACGGGTGATCATTGCGTTGACGTCTACGTCGACCGGTCCCCCGGTGGCCGGCGCAGGTTCTGCTCAGTGACCTGCCAAAACCGCACACGTGTCGCAGCGTTCCGCAGACGCAGAGCAGCTGCCGCCGACTGA
- a CDS encoding LysR family transcriptional regulator produces the protein MERYEIETFLALAEELHFARTAERLRVSPGRVSQTVKALERRVGGPLFERTSRRVALTPVGRQLRDDLLPAYERMLRAVADAAAAYTDISDTVWVGFTAPWSGELLIRAGDTLSTRYPHCTVELLDVTYNAAIAALREKRVDLLVAEPPVEESDVVVGPVLFSERRALVVPAGHPLARRRTVSLEDLTVLPLVTASGVSKTFHEALFPSRTPDGKPIERGPTAGGWQGVLSLVGAGKGATVATVAAGRYYVRPDIAYVPIDGAAPIEYALMWRDGDLAPGLRVLIEIAAGLAPRAARTSCDCRGAGANRSRQCQRCSGPDQ, from the coding sequence GTGGAGCGGTACGAGATCGAGACCTTCCTGGCTCTGGCGGAGGAACTGCACTTCGCTCGGACCGCCGAACGGCTGCGTGTCTCGCCGGGGCGGGTCAGTCAGACGGTGAAGGCGCTGGAGCGACGGGTGGGTGGGCCTCTGTTCGAGCGCACCAGCCGTCGCGTCGCCCTGACCCCCGTCGGCCGGCAGCTACGGGATGATCTGTTGCCGGCCTACGAGCGGATGTTGCGGGCGGTCGCGGATGCGGCGGCGGCCTACACAGACATCAGTGACACCGTATGGGTGGGGTTTACCGCGCCGTGGAGCGGTGAACTCCTCATCCGGGCCGGTGACACCCTCTCTACCCGCTACCCCCACTGCACGGTCGAGTTGTTGGACGTCACGTACAACGCCGCGATCGCCGCGCTGCGGGAGAAGCGAGTCGATCTGCTGGTCGCCGAGCCGCCGGTCGAGGAGTCCGATGTCGTCGTGGGCCCGGTGCTGTTCTCCGAGCGCCGCGCGCTGGTGGTCCCCGCCGGACACCCGCTGGCACGGCGCCGGACGGTGTCGCTGGAGGACCTCACTGTGCTGCCCCTGGTGACGGCCTCCGGGGTGTCGAAGACGTTCCACGAAGCCCTCTTCCCCTCCCGTACGCCGGACGGGAAACCGATCGAGCGCGGGCCGACAGCGGGCGGCTGGCAGGGGGTGCTGTCCCTGGTCGGAGCCGGCAAAGGGGCCACTGTGGCCACCGTCGCCGCCGGTAGGTACTACGTGCGGCCGGACATCGCGTACGTACCGATCGACGGTGCCGCGCCCATCGAGTACGCGCTGATGTGGCGGGACGGAGACCTCGCACCAGGACTGCGGGTGCTCATAGAGATCGCTGCAGGGCTCGCGCCGAGAGCCGCTCGAACTTCATGTGATTGCCGAGGCGCCGGCGCGAACCGTTCGCGGCAGTGTCAGCGTTGCAGCGGCCCTGACCAGTAG
- a CDS encoding cold-shock protein: protein MAGGTVKWFNSEKGFGFIAQDGGGPDVFAHYSEIQGSGYRELTEGEHVTFDIGQGPKGPQAQNINRG, encoded by the coding sequence ATGGCCGGCGGCACCGTGAAGTGGTTCAACTCCGAAAAGGGCTTCGGCTTCATCGCGCAGGACGGCGGAGGCCCGGACGTCTTCGCGCACTACTCCGAGATCCAGGGCAGCGGGTACCGCGAGCTGACGGAGGGCGAGCACGTCACCTTCGACATCGGCCAGGGCCCGAAGGGCCCGCAGGCGCAGAACATCAACCGAGGCTGA
- a CDS encoding PRC-barrel domain-containing protein has product MSDNMWGYQPTAGHTAGNDLIGYKVEATDGSIGKVDKHSDDVDSSYLVVDTGVWIFGKHVLLPAGTVRSIDAAEQKIFVDLTKDQIKDSPEFDKDKHVGDAGYHEQIGSYYHSHRRP; this is encoded by the coding sequence ATGAGTGACAACATGTGGGGCTACCAGCCGACCGCCGGGCATACCGCTGGAAACGACCTGATCGGATACAAGGTCGAGGCCACCGACGGCAGCATCGGCAAGGTCGACAAGCACTCGGACGATGTCGACTCCTCGTACCTGGTCGTCGACACGGGCGTCTGGATCTTCGGCAAGCACGTTCTGCTCCCCGCCGGCACGGTACGCAGCATCGACGCCGCCGAGCAGAAGATCTTCGTCGACCTCACCAAGGACCAGATCAAGGATTCCCCGGAGTTCGACAAGGACAAGCACGTCGGCGATGCCGGCTACCACGAGCAGATCGGCAGCTACTACCACAGCCACCGACGCCCGTAG
- a CDS encoding MFS transporter: MLDVTVVNVALPDIRASLGAGPSALQWIVDGYSTVFAALLLFGGGAADRFGHRRVFLTGLILFSGASVFCGLAGSAVLLIVGRLGQGAGAALLVPASLALLQATFPDRATRARAIAVWGAVASVAFGAGPAVGGILVAGSDWRAVFWLNLPLGGLAVLLTLRHLPSSAVRPRTRKADPVSQVLAVVGLVAVTGALNEAGTRGWTSPLVLSALAVGAVALVSFVLTARALEARMGGRRAPLLRPSMFRSRSFTSATVIGMLISLGYYGMLFLATLYFQQERHLNVLETGLALLPSVCMGLIAAPLFHRVAPRTGPYVPMAAGLVLGAAGFAGWMFTGPATPYPVLLFALIATGMGQTMTALAATAAVVETAAASDAGVATAVFNVARQVGSTMGVALFGTFTATAHHFNSGLRLSAGIAAAAFTLGALLALRVRSAAPALTGPTS; the protein is encoded by the coding sequence ATGCTGGACGTCACGGTCGTGAACGTCGCGCTCCCCGACATCCGGGCCTCACTGGGCGCGGGGCCTTCCGCGCTCCAGTGGATCGTCGACGGGTACAGCACCGTTTTCGCGGCACTGCTGCTGTTCGGCGGAGGGGCCGCCGACCGGTTCGGACACCGTCGTGTGTTCCTCACCGGCCTCATCCTGTTCAGCGGGGCTTCGGTCTTCTGCGGACTCGCCGGATCGGCGGTCCTGCTGATCGTGGGAAGGCTCGGCCAGGGAGCCGGAGCGGCGCTGCTCGTTCCCGCTTCGCTCGCGCTGCTGCAGGCCACCTTCCCCGACCGTGCGACCAGGGCCCGAGCGATCGCTGTCTGGGGGGCTGTCGCGTCGGTCGCCTTCGGTGCCGGTCCCGCTGTCGGAGGCATCCTGGTCGCCGGCTCGGACTGGCGCGCCGTGTTCTGGCTGAACCTGCCACTTGGCGGCCTCGCCGTGCTGCTGACGCTGCGCCATCTGCCGTCTTCCGCGGTGCGTCCCAGAACACGGAAGGCGGATCCGGTGAGCCAGGTTCTCGCCGTCGTCGGTCTCGTCGCGGTGACTGGAGCCCTCAACGAGGCGGGCACACGGGGCTGGACGTCGCCGCTGGTCCTCTCCGCCTTGGCGGTCGGGGCGGTGGCCCTGGTGTCCTTCGTCCTGACGGCACGGGCTCTGGAAGCACGTATGGGGGGTAGGCGCGCCCCGCTGCTACGGCCGTCCATGTTCCGGTCCCGCTCCTTCACCTCGGCCACCGTGATCGGGATGCTGATCAGCCTCGGCTACTACGGCATGCTCTTCCTCGCCACGCTCTACTTCCAGCAGGAACGCCACCTCAACGTCCTGGAGACCGGCCTGGCCCTGCTGCCGTCCGTGTGCATGGGACTGATCGCCGCCCCCCTGTTCCACCGCGTCGCGCCCCGAACCGGCCCGTACGTCCCGATGGCCGCCGGCCTCGTTCTCGGCGCCGCGGGATTCGCCGGCTGGATGTTCACCGGGCCCGCGACTCCCTACCCGGTTCTGCTCTTCGCGCTCATCGCGACCGGGATGGGCCAGACCATGACCGCCCTCGCCGCCACCGCCGCCGTCGTCGAGACCGCGGCCGCCTCCGACGCCGGCGTCGCCACCGCCGTCTTCAACGTCGCCCGGCAGGTCGGCAGCACCATGGGCGTAGCACTCTTCGGAACGTTCACCGCCACGGCGCACCACTTCAACTCCGGTCTGCGCCTGTCGGCCGGTATTGCCGCAGCCGCGTTCACGCTCGGCGCGCTGCTTGCCCTGCGGGTCAGGTCGGCCGCTCCCGCACTTACGGGCCCGACCTCCTGA
- a CDS encoding IS110 family transposase, with protein MIDISTIDVFLGLDVGKGEHHATAVTPAGKKAFDKRLPNTEPKLRELFAKLQAKHGTVLVVVDQPASIGALPLAVARDMGCPVAYLPGLTMRRIADLYPGEAKTDARDAFIIADAARAMPHTLRAIDGQDETIAELEMIVGFDDDLAGEATRVANRLHGLLTQIHPSLERVLGPRLQHPAVLTLLERFGSPAQIRKAGRRRLVTLLRPKAPRMAERLVEDIFTALDEQTVVVPGTEAAALIVPSLAGSLTGVLDQRKLLGGQIEELLEAHPLSKVLRSMPGVGVRTGARILIEVGDGSTFPTAGHLAAYAGLAPATHSSGSSIRGEQPSRRGNKQLKRAFFLSAFAALSDPPSRIYYDKKIAQGKHHTQALLCLARRRADVLFAMLRDGTFYEPQPSAAVT; from the coding sequence GTGATCGACATCAGCACTATCGACGTCTTCCTCGGCCTGGACGTCGGCAAGGGCGAACACCACGCCACCGCCGTCACCCCGGCCGGCAAGAAAGCGTTCGACAAGCGCCTGCCCAACACCGAGCCCAAGCTCCGCGAACTGTTCGCGAAACTTCAGGCCAAGCACGGAACGGTGCTGGTCGTGGTCGACCAGCCGGCCTCGATCGGGGCCCTGCCGCTGGCGGTCGCCCGGGACATGGGCTGCCCGGTCGCCTATCTGCCGGGCCTGACGATGCGGCGGATCGCCGACCTCTACCCCGGCGAGGCGAAGACCGACGCGCGGGACGCGTTCATCATCGCCGACGCTGCCCGGGCGATGCCGCACACGCTGCGGGCGATCGACGGCCAGGACGAGACGATCGCCGAGCTGGAGATGATCGTCGGCTTCGACGACGATCTGGCCGGCGAGGCCACCCGGGTCGCCAACCGGCTCCACGGCCTGCTGACCCAGATCCATCCGTCGCTGGAACGAGTCCTGGGACCGCGGTTGCAGCACCCGGCCGTCCTCACGCTGCTGGAACGGTTCGGGTCACCGGCCCAGATCCGCAAGGCCGGACGGCGCCGCCTGGTCACGCTGCTACGGCCGAAGGCCCCGAGGATGGCCGAGCGTCTGGTCGAGGACATCTTCACCGCTCTAGACGAGCAGACGGTGGTGGTGCCCGGCACCGAGGCGGCCGCACTGATCGTCCCAAGCCTGGCCGGCTCCCTGACCGGCGTCCTTGACCAGAGGAAACTGCTGGGAGGGCAGATCGAGGAACTCCTGGAGGCCCACCCTCTTTCCAAGGTCCTGAGGTCGATGCCGGGAGTCGGCGTCAGGACCGGAGCCCGCATCCTGATCGAGGTCGGCGACGGCAGCACCTTCCCGACCGCCGGCCACCTCGCCGCCTACGCCGGACTCGCCCCGGCGACCCACAGCTCGGGCTCCTCGATCCGCGGCGAACAGCCTTCCAGGAGAGGAAACAAGCAGCTCAAACGGGCCTTCTTCCTCTCCGCGTTCGCCGCCCTGAGCGACCCGCCATCCCGGATCTACTACGACAAGAAGATCGCTCAGGGAAAACATCACACCCAGGCCCTGCTCTGCCTCGCCAGACGCCGGGCCGACGTGCTGTTCGCGATGCTCCGCGACGGCACCTTCTACGAACCGCAGCCGTCGGCCGCAGTCACCTGA
- a CDS encoding DUF6531 domain-containing protein, which translates to MTATAVVLALGVAALPAAAAGQPDAPVSVWGKKEQKLERPQVKAGVNRAPASEPSGKPSGERAAWLNAQRERTDRARDAAGAAALARKQNKAAPKTAPSVETAESGGVVPLVWVPRGQGDVPWHRIADTRLTDALVARVDYSTGNLMLAGTDFDIAGVGQKLQLARTYNSLDAPAGAMAQRAWFTYERSLDTFFTDEVVWYDSTGATVSFKKKSDGTFTTPDGYSRDLVKNSDGTYTLTDRKSGTKDTYTSSGALSKVTDRNGGVITVASHGEGAGFKVTESRSGRWVDVTNDGGGWWHATDHTGRQVSYHLDDQDRVHKVTDTNLATVTYDYTHAGPGQGSGADSPPFWVTTVALTSSSERHFSCQGRAAVEGHQRRRVPVHRAVGMASRRRVPDVPGLASPPEVLESTAHRNLGTRPRPTVSASRWRCTTLRSGFCQCAG; encoded by the coding sequence TTGACCGCGACTGCTGTCGTCCTCGCCCTGGGCGTGGCGGCTCTGCCGGCGGCCGCGGCCGGTCAGCCGGACGCCCCGGTTTCCGTCTGGGGGAAGAAGGAGCAGAAACTGGAGCGGCCGCAGGTGAAGGCCGGTGTGAACCGGGCACCCGCCTCCGAGCCGTCGGGAAAGCCTTCCGGCGAGCGGGCGGCGTGGCTGAACGCGCAGCGGGAACGTACCGACCGTGCCCGGGATGCGGCCGGAGCAGCAGCCTTGGCCCGCAAGCAGAACAAGGCCGCTCCGAAGACGGCGCCTTCGGTCGAGACGGCCGAGTCGGGCGGGGTGGTGCCGTTGGTGTGGGTGCCGCGGGGCCAGGGGGACGTGCCCTGGCACCGGATAGCGGATACGCGGCTCACGGACGCGCTGGTGGCTCGGGTGGACTACTCGACGGGCAACCTGATGCTGGCCGGGACGGACTTCGATATCGCCGGGGTGGGGCAGAAGCTGCAGCTGGCGCGGACGTACAACTCGCTGGACGCGCCCGCCGGTGCGATGGCGCAGCGGGCCTGGTTCACCTACGAGCGGAGCCTGGACACCTTCTTCACCGACGAGGTCGTCTGGTACGACTCCACCGGTGCCACGGTGTCGTTCAAGAAGAAGAGCGACGGCACGTTCACCACGCCGGACGGGTACTCGCGTGACCTGGTCAAGAACAGCGACGGCACGTACACGCTGACCGACCGCAAGTCCGGAACGAAGGACACCTACACCTCGTCCGGTGCGCTGTCGAAGGTCACCGACCGCAACGGAGGCGTGATCACGGTCGCGTCGCACGGGGAGGGCGCCGGATTCAAGGTCACCGAGAGCCGGTCGGGGCGGTGGGTGGACGTCACCAACGACGGCGGCGGCTGGTGGCACGCCACCGACCACACCGGCCGTCAGGTCTCCTACCACCTCGACGACCAGGACCGCGTGCACAAGGTCACCGACACCAACCTGGCCACCGTCACCTACGACTACACACACGCAGGTCCTGGCCAAGGGAGCGGAGCAGATTCCCCGCCCTTCTGGGTCACCACCGTTGCTCTGACGTCATCGTCGGAGCGACATTTCTCATGTCAAGGGCGTGCAGCGGTAGAGGGTCACCAGCGCCGGCGCGTGCCCGTGCACCGCGCCGTAGGGATGGCCTCCCGCAGACGGGTCCCGGACGTACCCGGGCTGGCGAGCCCGCCTGAAGTCCTGGAGTCGACGGCGCACCGTAACCTTGGGACGAGGCCTCGCCCAACGGTGAGCGCAAGTCGATGGAGATGTACGACCCTCCGGTCCGGCTTCTGTCAGTGTGCGGGGTGA
- a CDS encoding transcriptional regulator, whose product MEQRGRHRFYRLAGPDVSAALECLALIAPPLAITSLKQSNRAIALRRGRSCYDHLAGRLGVALMRGLLERGILTGHDGIHRPDESVRDRPASYGHDAQYRLTRTGRTALAELGIHTERLPPRRPAIRYCVDWSEHQHHLAGGLGAVLTARLFALDWVRWGRSPRAVDLTDTGAHGMERTLGIILTDAMVPVGC is encoded by the coding sequence GTGGAGCAACGGGGCAGGCACCGCTTCTACCGGCTCGCCGGCCCGGACGTGAGCGCGGCCCTGGAATGCCTTGCGCTGATCGCCCCGCCACTGGCCATTACCTCGCTCAAGCAGAGCAACCGCGCCATTGCCCTCCGTCGTGGCCGCAGCTGCTACGACCACCTCGCAGGCCGTCTCGGCGTGGCGCTCATGCGCGGTCTGCTGGAACGCGGCATCCTCACCGGACACGACGGCATCCACCGGCCCGACGAGTCCGTGCGCGACCGGCCCGCCTCCTACGGCCACGACGCCCAGTACCGCCTTACCCGCACCGGGCGCACGGCACTGGCCGAACTCGGCATCCACACGGAGCGGCTGCCGCCACGCCGGCCCGCGATCCGCTACTGCGTGGACTGGAGCGAGCACCAGCACCACCTCGCGGGCGGCCTCGGAGCCGTGCTGACAGCCCGCCTGTTCGCGCTGGACTGGGTGCGGTGGGGGCGCAGCCCCCGAGCGGTGGACCTGACCGACACGGGCGCCCACGGCATGGAGCGCACGCTGGGAATCATCCTTACCGACGCCATGGTTCCGGTCGGTTGCTGA
- a CDS encoding LysE family translocator, giving the protein MPDLTLLPAYLAAVAIITIAPGPDSAYIVAVALERGPRAGLLSALGMALGMVAHVTAAALGLAVLLRSIPAAQHGVELAGGLYLGWLALTTVRSARTPPAAAGGTLSAGRVLRRAALTNVLNPKTVLFFAAFLPRFTTAANGPLWVQLLVLGLVFLIAGLVWDSLLGLCAGRLGRGLAQGRRTATAVNLVTATTFALLALFLLHSASAAVVA; this is encoded by the coding sequence ATGCCCGACCTCACGCTTCTGCCGGCCTATCTCGCCGCGGTCGCGATCATCACCATCGCTCCTGGGCCCGACTCCGCGTACATCGTGGCCGTGGCACTGGAACGCGGCCCGCGAGCCGGACTGCTTTCGGCCCTGGGGATGGCCCTGGGCATGGTCGCGCATGTGACGGCAGCCGCACTCGGACTCGCCGTCCTCCTCCGCTCGATCCCCGCCGCTCAGCACGGGGTGGAACTGGCCGGCGGTCTCTACCTCGGCTGGCTGGCGCTGACCACGGTGCGGTCGGCCCGGACGCCACCGGCCGCGGCCGGTGGCACACTCTCCGCAGGCCGGGTCCTGCGCCGAGCCGCGCTCACCAATGTGCTCAATCCGAAGACCGTGCTGTTCTTCGCAGCCTTCCTGCCTCGCTTCACGACCGCTGCGAACGGCCCATTGTGGGTTCAGCTCCTCGTCCTGGGACTGGTCTTCCTCATCGCGGGGCTCGTCTGGGACAGCCTGCTCGGCCTGTGCGCCGGCCGACTGGGTCGGGGGCTCGCGCAGGGACGACGGACGGCGACAGCTGTCAACCTGGTCACCGCGACCACCTTCGCCCTTCTTGCGCTCTTTCTCCTGCACAGCGCTTCGGCGGCTGTTGTGGCGTGA